The genomic DNA GAGCAGGATAACACTGCCTGAGACTAACAATTCAAGACaatctaaacatttattttcatggacTTGACTAACATAAAGACGTAATGGCATTCCACAGAAAGACCTAAACCACAGTTTCAGCtctatcttatatatatatatctgacaattaaaagcaatatttatgtctaatttttaatttttaactattaGGGTTCAAATCTAGAAAATTATACAAAGGCTAGCTGCATGccattcattttttcaaaataattacttttcaaaaattctgCTGTTCCAAAATTACGGCTGAAATCCACTGAAAGCACCCAAACTTGCAACTcctatcattatttttgttttgctaccactaatttttacaagttttttttttttctttttgagacggagttttgttcttgttgcccaggctggagtgcagtggcatgatctcggctcaccgcaacctctgcctcccaggttcaagcgattctcctgcctcagcctcccaagtagctcggattacaggtatgtaccaccacacctggctaatttttgtatttttagtagagatggggttttgccatgttggcgaggctggtcttgaactccagacctcaggtgatccttccaccttggcctcccaaagtgctaggattacaggcatgagccaccatgcctggccaacaatttACTTTTATACTTAAAAGTTACATAcactggccaggtgaggtggcttacgcctgtaattccagcactttgggaggctgaggcgggcagatcacctgaggtcaggagttcaagactagcctgacacgatgtggagaaaccccgtctctactaaaaatacaaagttagttgggtatggttgcacatgcctgtaatcccagctactcggtagactgaggcaggagaattgcttaaacccaggaggcagaggttgtggtgagccgagatcattccattgcactccagcctgggcaacaagagtgaaactccatctcaaaaaatcaaaaaacaaaacaaaagttatatACACTGTTTTACCTGTGAATCACTTTTTTGTATTCAAAGTCTTAGATTATGTATATGAAAACTAATTTATTAAACCTCTGTACACAAAGATGAACATACCTGTACAGCAACCATATATGAAGAATGAagttacaaaaaagtaaaagtactACTAAAACTGACGCATGTAAATCACTTATAAAAATACCCCAAATGGGATAAAGCTGCTCATCcctgatttttctcatttggttGTAGGAGTTGAAACATGAATTTAAAATggtagaattttttcttttaaaaagtgatatattaAACTTATATACAGGATAATTAGCAAAATGTAGAAAGGGAAAACAATGTACAAAAGACAGATAAAAACCATCACTCTTGACGGACAGTCACAATCCAAAAATAGTATAAACCTTAACAAACTCTCTCTAAACCAGGTCATATTCACATCTCCCCCCAAGTTTTGTCAGTGAGAATAAAATATAGTGAACTAGTGAACTCAGTCTTTCTTTAAAATAGGCTTGACTTTCGAACACGAACCttggatagatttttaaaaatgggaggtACAAACAGGAAAACCATTCTATCTCTCCACTTAATTAGTACTAATTAACGGAACAAAGTTATTAAATAGCTCTCAGTGCTAAGTCAAGCCGTTATTCAGaggcctttttgtttttctgctggtTTCGGGGTGAGTTCTTTAACAAGCTTCTTATCCTGAGGTACATTCCAGTAGATTCTGCCATATTCTCAAATTCAAATGGCGTGATTCCAGTTGCAAATTTGCTCATGTCAGGTATAGGGCTGTGAATCTTAGTGGCCGTTGAAGGACTGGTGTCTGCAGGAAAGAGCTTCCGGCTGTCCCCATTGCTGACGTCACAGTCTGGTACGACACTGCCATTATCAAGGGGGGCACCTTCAGGGTTTACTGGAGCCAACTCTGCCTTTTCCTTCGGACAAAGTGATGTCACCTCAGCATCTGGACTGGAGGCATGTCCAGCTTCTGACTTCTTTGTAAAAATTTCTGGTACCTCAGGCTCATCCAGTGTCTGCTTTTCAGATGTTTTTCCCTCTGGGACAGGGAGGTCCAGCTCATTTGGACAAGGTGATGAGGCAACGGAATTCCCAGTTAAAGGTGTGTCCACAGGAATGTCAGAGTCGCTGTTTACACTCTCGGCCTGCTCGAGAGCTGCCCAGATCCGCCTCTGCTGTTCTTCAAGTTCTTCTAGAGTCAGTGCGTCCTCATCCACAGCTCCAGATGCTGTTCTGGTCTGGGGTGAGTCACTGGGAGTCAGCGGCGGGGTGCCCTTGGGGAGTGGAGGGGTGAAGACGGGCGGAGGAGTTCCCCGGGGGAGTGGAGCAGTGTCAGGAGGTAATGGTGGTTGAAACTGAAAAGTTTCGCTGCTCAGAGAACCATGTGGTACCTCCACATCTGAAGTAAGAAAGTTAAGAGATACTTTAGAACTTGTAATAGCATTTGGTTTTACTAAAATTTGTTATTTGCACTCAGGTGTATCCAGATATTCAATGGCCAAAAATAACTGGCTTAAGAGGCGGGACATTCTGGATTCTCAGGTGCCATGACCATTACCTGGTGTCCTCAGTTCACCTGAAAAGATCTGCAGGGAGACCTGTCAGGTTCTTCTGGTGCTAGAGGATATCCCTTGGGAGATCCATTTCTGTGCTGTGTGCATCATTTTAGATTGAGGAAATATGAGCAATTGCATGGAGACTTCAGAATTTCAAGGTAGTGCGCTCTACCCAAAAATCCATGGCAGAATGCAGTAGGAAATTTGACCGGAGGTGCAGGCTGGCTACTGAGTGGGTGGAAAGCTAATGGGGAGGAAGTGAGGGGCAAGCCAAGTGTACACCTTGGGTTATTtcctagctttttcttttttttttttttgagacagagtcttgctctgtctcccaggctggagtgcagtggcacaatctcagctcactgcatcccccGCCTCccagtcaagtgattctcctgcctcagcctctggagtagctgggattaacagttgtgtgccactacgcctggcaaatttttgtatttttagtagagatgaggtttcaacatgttggccaggctggtctcgaactcctgacctcaggtgatccacctgccttggcctcccagagtgctgggattataggcgtgagccactgcgcccagcctaattccccaattcttctttttttttttgaggcggagtcttgctctattgcccaggctggagtgcagtggcgtgatgtcagctggctgcaacctctgcctcctgggttcaagcagttctcctgcctcatcctctcaagtagctgggattacaccgtACGCCAAcacgttcggctaattttttgtatttttagtagagatgaggtttcaccatgtgggccaggctgatttcgaactcctcacctcaagtgatccgcccacgtcggcctcccaaagtgctgagattacaggcgtgagccactgtgcctggcccccaat from Papio anubis isolate 15944 chromosome 9, Panubis1.0, whole genome shotgun sequence includes the following:
- the ZCCHC8 gene encoding zinc finger CCHC domain-containing protein 8 isoform X2 yields the protein MKDCPMPRNAARISEKRKEYMDACGEANNQNFQQRYHAEEVEERFGRFKPGVISEELQDALGVTDKSLPPFIYRMRQLGYPPGWLKEAELENSGLALYDGKDSTDGETEIGEIQQNKSVTYDLSKLVNYPGFNISTPRGIPDEWRIFGSIPMQACQQKDVFANYLTSNFQTPGVKSGSKRSSSHSSPGSPKKQKKESNSAGSPADMELDSDVEVPHGSLSSETFQFQPPLPPDTAPLPRGTPPPVFTPPLPKGTPPLTPSDSPQTRTASGAVDEDALTLEELEEQQRRIWAALEQAESVNSDSDIPVDTPLTGNSVASSPCPNELDLPVPEGKTSEKQTLDEPEVPEIFTKKSEAGHASSPDAEVTSLCPKEKAELAPVNPEGAPLDNGSVVPDCDVSNGDSRKLFPADTSPSTATKIHSPIPDMSKFATGITPFEFENMAESTGMYLRIRSLLKNSPRNQQKNKKASE